One Pirellulales bacterium genomic window, TCTTGCCGCTCCGGGGTGCGCCCGCGGCGCGGCGCTTGGCCGAACGCGCAAGGGACATTAAGATAACCCCGCCATTTCCCCGCGGACGCCGGCGGCAGGGATGACCGTCGTCAACGAGCACCGGGCGGCTCCAACGCAGGTTCGGCGCAGGCGAGCGCCCGACGAACGCTCCCCCTTTTTGCAGGATGCACGTGAAGCACGAGCTGATCACGACCGATCGAGAGCTGGAAGAGTTGTGCCGCGCGCTCGCCGGCGCAGAGCGCATCGCCTTCGATACGGAATTCGTCTCCGAGGACACCTATCGACCGCAACTCTGCCTGGTGCAGGTCGCCGCGGCGGGCCGGCTGGCCGTGATCGACCCGCTCAAGGTGCAAAACCTCCAGCCGTTTTGGGCGGTGCTGGCCGAGGGAGGGCACGAGACGATCGTACACGCGGGCCGGCAGGAAATCGAATTCAGCCTGGCCGCCATCGGGCGGCTGCCCAATCGACTGTTCGACGTGCAGATCGCGGCCGGCATGGTGGGGCTTGAGTATCCGGCCAGCTACGGTTCGCTTGTCTCGAAGCTGTTGGGCCTCACGCCACAAAAGGGAGAAACCCGCACCGACTGGCGGCGGCGCCCTCTTTCCGAAAGACAGATCGAATATGCGCTGGCCGACGTCGACCACCTGGGCGAGATGCGCGACAAGCTGGGGCAGCGTTTGGCCCGCCTCAAGCGCACCGCCTGGTTCGAAAGCGAGATGGCCGATTGGCTCACGAGCGTTCAAGAAGCGCAAAATCGCGAGCGCTGGCGCAAGGTGGCCGGCAGCTCGGGCCTGCCGCCGCGCGGTCTGGCGCTGGTGCGCGAAATCTGGACGTGGCGCGAGTCCGAGGCTTCGCGGCGCAATTGTCCGGTCAAACGCGTGCTGCGCGACGATTTGATTGTCGAGCTGGCCCGGCGCCGCTCGACCGATCCGAAGCAGATCCGCGCCATCCGCGGCATGGAACGGGGGGACCTGGCGCGGTCGATTCCGGAACTTTCGGCGGCGATCGATCGCGCTCTGAAGATTTCCGATGCCGATTGCCCACGCGTGGTGCGCACCGACAACAATTCCCAATTGAATTTGCTGGGACAGTTCCTTTCGTCGGCGCTCGGGAGCATCTGCCGCGCGGCCGAGGTGGCGCCCAGCATCGTGGGCACGGCTTCGGACGTGCGCGAGCTGGTCGCCTTTACACTGGCCGGCAAGCGCGGCGAGCCACCGCTGTTGGCCCATGGCTGGCGGGCGGACGTCGTGGGGCAGGTCTTCGAAGACCTGCTCGAAGGCAAGCTGTCGATCCGCATTCGCGATCCCAAATCGGACCAGCCGCTGGAATTCGAGCGGGCGGAGGTGGAATGAGGAACGCCTCATCTGCGTCTGTCTGGCGAGGCGTCGGCATTCGGCAGCTCGGGGCAAGGTACAATACGGTGTCGCTAGCTTCCCTTGCTTGCCAGTGGTGTGTTGATGAAGAATCGCATGCGGAAATCGGCCGATTGGACGTGCGGTCTGCGTGTGTGGCTCGAAAACGACGGGCACGTGGTGCTGGGACGCGGACGCGTGGCGCTGCTGGCCGCGATCGAAGAGCAGCGCAGCATCCGCCAGGCCGCCATGAGCCTGGAAATGTCGTACCGCCGCGCTTGGCTCTTGGTGCGCAGCATGAACGAAGCGGCCGGTCGGCCACTGGTCGAGGCGAGCAAAGGAGGGAACGCGCGCGGCGGCGCCATCGTCACTCCTTTCGGCAAGGAGGCGATCCGCCGCTTCAACAAGCTCGATCGCGCGCTGCAAGCCACCGCGGCGCGCGTCGTGCGTCATTTCTGAGAAGCACCGCTCGCCGCGGCCGTGCCCGCCGGCAACAGGCGGTACACGCCTTGGCCCTCGGGTGAGTAGGTGGTGAAGTACAGCTCACCTTGCTCGTCTTCGCCGAACGACATCACAGGGATGCTCTTGGGCAGCGGAATCTCGCGATTGGCGGTCACCTTCTTCGCGTCGGCGTCGTACCACAACGCCCACAACTTGCCCGAGACGTAATCGGCATACAAATAGGCGCCATCAAGCTCGGGCAGTTTCTTGCCGCGATAGACGGCGCCGCCAGTGATCGACTTGCCGATGTCGTGGTGATACTCCCAGATGGGATCGACCAGGTCGGCGCGTTTTTCATCTTTTTCGGGCGGCTTGGCCCCTTTCTTGACGAAGGGGTGGAGCCCCTCGCGAATGTTCCAGCCGTAATTGCCCCCTTTTTCGATCAGATCGATCTCTTCCCACGTGTCCTGGCCGACGTCGCCGGCCCACAGAACTTTGGTCTTGGGGTCGAAGGCCAGCCGCCACACGTTGCGCAGGCCATAGGCCCAAATCTCGCCGCGGGCATCCGCTTTGCCGACAAACGGGTTGTCTTTGGGAATCGCATAGGGCAGATCGCCGTCGGTGTGATCAACGTCGATGCGCAAGATCTTGCCCAGCAGCGTGGAAAGCTTTTGTCCATTGCCAAACGGATCGGCCGCCAGCCCACCGTCGCCGATGGCGATATAGAGATAGCCGTCGGGGCCGAAGGCCAGCGTGCCGCCGTCGTGATTCCAGAAGGGCTTGTCCAACACGAGCAGAATCTTTTCCGATGCCGGATCGGCCTTCTTCGGATCGTCCTTGCTCACGCGGTAACGGGCGACGATGTTTTGGCGCTTCTTCTCCTTGTTCGTGTAATAGACGAAAAACTCGCCGTTCTCGCGAAACTTGGGATGAAAGGCGAGGCCGAGAAAACCTTCTTCGTTCGTCTTATCGTCGTACTGCACCTTCGCCAAGATATCGAGGAACACTTCGGCGCTGGTCGCCTGTTGATCGTTCGGCAGCACGTAGATCACGCCCTGCTGCGTAGGGATAAAGACGCGATTCGAACCGTCGCCGGCGCTGGTCACCAAGATGGGGCGTAGCGCGTTAAGGACGCCCGTTTCTTCCGAGCTGGCCCAACCAGGCCACTTGACGTTGGGAAAGGCGATTTGCACTTCCAAGGGCAGCGGTCGAGTGTCGATTTCCGCGGCCGAAAGCCCCACGGTGAAAAGTGCAAGTGCGCAGAAAGCGATTGCACGACGAAAGACCAGGTCGTAGCGCGCCCAATGAATCATGGTTGATGTCCCTGAAGTGCTCTGGCTGACGTTGTTGTTAAAAGCCCTGCAAGGCGCGGATGAAACCGTGAGCTGCAGCCAACGGTATGATCGCGCGGCCCCTGCAGGGCCAAGGGTGTCTCGATCGTTAGCTTGGTCAGTTGTCTGGCGTCACGGCGGTCAGCGTGCCTGCCTTCATGTCCGGCACCAGGAGCTTGCCGGTCTTGGCATCGAAGGCGACGTCGGCGGCGGCCTGAAATCCGTCGACAAAAAGTTGCGCCTGATTGTCGCCCGCGGCGAGCACGAAGACGCGTCCTCCCTTCCAATCGCTGACATAGACGCGCCCTTGGCCGTCGCGGGCCAGGCCATCGGCGCCGCCGAAGCCGGAGGCCAGGGCGGTCAGCTTTCCATCGGTTAGATCGGCGCGATAGAGCTTGCCGGCCGTAAAGTCCGCAACCAGCAGGTTGTCTTTACCATCGATCAACAGGCCGTTGGGGGCCTTGAGCTCGGGCGCGGTCTTCTGGCTGACGACGACCGTGATCTCCTTCGTTGGCTTGATGCGGAACACCGCACCGTCCGAAACGAACGTGCCGCAATCTGAAACAAAGATGTCGCCATCAACGTCTGCTTCGATGTCGTTGAGGAACTTGGGCTTAACCGGGAAGTCTTCGGCCGCGGCGTAGACGGTCGCATTGCCGGTGTTGTCGATCTTCCAGACGCGGGTCTTGTCGGCCACGAACAGATTCTCGCCGTGCGCGACCAGCCCCTTCGGGTCGTCCAGGCCGCGGGCGAATGTCTTGGCCTTGCCATCCTCGAGCACGGCGACCGTGCCATCGCCGTCGGTGCCCGACTTGCCGATCACCGTGACGTACAGCCGGCCATCGTGGCCGCGCGCCACCGATTCGGGATTCTCAAGACCCGAGGCCAGCATCTCTTTGTCGGCGCCACGGACCGCGTCGGTGGTGCATGCGGCGAGCGCAGCGATGACAAGTGAAGCGGCCCGGTAGCGGCACAACCGCAGCGATCGCTGGAAACGCATGACCTGATTTCTCAATGCAGGGGAGTCGTGATATAAGCGACAAATATTCCGCGCGAGGGCTGCGCGCCCCCTTGACGAGTCCCCGTTATATCCGCTCAGATACAATGGTGCCAGCAAGTGCCATGATGGTGTCAGTCTTCGGCGGCCGCCACAATGCGTCGGCCTGTACCTGCCCCGTTTTAGTGCCTTATTCCCGGGAGACCGATCATGACGACCGCCACCGCCCGCAGTGCCAAGAAGTCTCCGGCTATCGAGCAAACCAAGCTGTTGATCGATAACAAATGGGTCGATCCGGTCGAGCGGGGCACGTTCGAAACGCTCAACCCGGCCACTGGCGAAGTGATCGCCGAAGTGGCCGCGGGCACGGCCGCCGATATCGACCGCGCCGTGCAGGCCGCACGCCGCGCCTTGGAAGAAGGCCCCTGGCATACGATGGATGCCGCTGACCGCGGACGGCTGCTGTCGAAGTTGGCCGACCTGGTTGACGCCAACGCTCAGGACCTGGCAGCGCTCGAATCGCTGAATTCCGGCAAGACCATCAACGACTCGGCCGGCGACATGGTGGGGGTGGCCAACACGCTGCGTTATTACGCCGGCTGGGCCGATAAGATCGAAGGTCGCACCGTGCCGGTACGCGGCAGCTTCCTGTCGTATACGTTGCGGCAGCCGGTGGGCGTGGTTGGTCAGATCATCCCCTGGAACTTTCCGTTGCTGATGCTGGCCTGGAAGTGGGGCCCGGCGTTGGCCTGCGGCAACACGATCGTGATGAAGCCGGCCGAGCAGACGCCGCTCACGGCGCTGCGGATCGGCGAGTTGGCGATCGAAGCCGGCTTCCCGCCCGGCGTGGTCAACCTGATCAACGGTTTTGGCGAAACGGCGGGCGCGGCGCTGGTTACGCATCCTGACGTCGACAAGATTGCTTTTACCGGCCATGTCGACACGGCAAAGATCATTCAGAAGGCTGCGGCCGATTCACTGAAACGCGTCACGTTTGAATTGGGCGGCAAGAGCCCGAACGTGATTTTTGCCGATGCCGATCTCGACGAAGCCGTGGCCGGCGCGTTCCATGCCATTTATTTCCACGGCGGCCAATGCTGCACGGCCGGCAGCCGGTTGTTCGTCGAAGACAAGATCCGCAAGGAGTTCGTCGAGCGCCTGGCGGAAAAGGCGAAGCAACGCCGCGTCGGCAATCCCCTCGAAGCGACGACCGAGCAAGGCCCACAGGTTTCGCAGGAGCAGATGGACAAGATCCTGGGCTACGTCGAGATTGGCAAAAAGCAAGGCGCCAAGCTGGTGACGGGCGGCAAGCGCAGCGGCGAGCAGGGCTTCTTTGTCGAGCCCACGATCTTCGACAATGTGGGGGACGAGATGGCCATCGCGCGGGACGAAATTTTTGGTCCGGTTGTGAGCGTGCTGCCGTTCCGCAGCTTCGGCGAAGTAACCGAGCGCGCCAACAAGACGAACTATGGATTGGCCGCGGCCGTGTGGACCAAGGATCTCGACAAGGCTCACTTGTACGCCAAACGCGTCAAGGCGGGTACCGTGTGGGTGAATTGCTACCACGTGGTCGACAGCACCACTCCGTTCGGCGGGTTCAAGCAATCGGGCCAGGGACGCGAAAACGGCGAAGCCGCCCTGGAACATTACACCGAGTTGAAGACGGTGACCGTCAAGCTCAACGGTTGAAACTGCAGGTCCGCACGTGCGAATCATCTTCGAGTTCGTGGGAGGACCACGCGACGGAGAGCGGCTGCTCGGCAATGCCGACGAAGAGACGTTCACCGAAGCAGGTGGCTACTATCGGCACACCAGCGGCGCGACCGTCGGGGGACGCTTCTGGTGTACGTGCGAGTACACCGTCGCGGCCTTGCAATCGATACCACTTGCGGACATCGAGCAGCTGGAACTGGCGGGATATCGGTTTCGCGGCCACGTGTACGAGATCGTGGCGCGGCGAAACTACCGTGGCATGCTCGTGGCGCGGGCCCAACATCGACATGCGGCCGAGTGAGCAGGTCGTTGGCAGCTCTGCCTTACTTCTTTAGCGTGCCGAAGAGTCCCTGACTGTCGCCCAGCGCATTGAACAATCCGGTCGTGGCAACCGGCGCCGGCTGATCGAGTACGACGCTCGGTGGCGGCGGTGGGGCTGGCGCGACCGGAGGCGGAGCCGCCGGAGGTGTGGCCGGTTTGGCGCCGGCCGACGCATTTGGCGGCGGCGTGATTGCAAGCGGAGCATTGGCTGCCGGCTTGTCGTCTTTGATGTCCGGCTTACTTGCCACTTGCTCCGCGGGTTCGTCAAAGACCGCTTCAGCTGTAACGGGGATGGCCGACTTGGCGCTGGCCGCGATGCTTTCACCGCGGAAGCTCAGCAGGCCGCGCTCGTTCGTGCCGCGCGCGTCGCCGTAGATCGAGCCGCGCTGATAGGGACCGGCGCCAAAGAACCAGGTGTTCTTGGCGTCGGCAACGACCGGGAAGGTGCCCGACTGCCATATCGGCTTACCCGTTTGCTGGTTGTAGGCAAACAGCGCAATCTTGGCGATGCCCGCCTGGTTAGTCGTCTTGGCGAAAGGAATTTCCGGAATGGCCGACGGCACGCCCGGCGTGCCCAGATTCGGCAGATTCGTGGCGGGGATGCCGATCATCACGCTACTGCTATTGGTCCCCAACACGCCGGCGCGGGCCTCGACAATGTATTTCGCCGAGGCGCGGTCGGGCTTCAATTGCACGCCGTTGGAGAGCATCGCCTGTCGCAGCGTGCCGATCAGGTAGTGCTGATCGGCAAAGCCGGTGAGCCGATCGGTATCGAGATAGATTTCCTTGCCGGCAAGCGGTTGCAGATTGATCTCGTTGACGGCGCGGTCGATGGCCGAGGACATCAACATCTGTTCGGTCGCCGTGCGGGCCGAATCCGAGCTGCGCGTGGCGCCGCAGCCGACCAGGAGCGCCAGGCCGAGGGCCACCGCCGGGCAAAGGCTCGCGCGAGCGAATGCGCATGACGCCGGACGCGCGCAGCGCACGGCGTTACGCGCAGAGCATTTCGCACGCTCGGATTGGATCGGATCCGATGGCATCACGGCCTCAAGGGGTTGCTCGAACCGATCAACGCGCTCAGATCGGTCACGAGTGGGCCGCGGATTCTAGCCGATGCCTTGCACGGTCAGAAACCCGAGTTCGCGCCGCCGGCGCGCGAATGGGAAAGATATTCAAAGGTGGCAATCGAGAGTTGCCGGCCACCCTGGGGGTTGGCGGCAAAACGGCGCCTGAACCGTCGTTTGCTGAAGTCGGCAACGCCAGCGCGCCAGCAATGCTATGCCGGCGTTACTCCGCGTCGGCTGCCGGATCGTCGTAGAAGTGCGTGGTCTCTTCTTCGGTCAGCTTCGTATCGAGCGAAGGGCAATTGAGCTCGGCGCGGAAGCGGTGCGTGCCGGGCGTTTCGGCGCGGGCCTTGATCTTGTAGATCATCTCGCGCCCCATCTCCAGAACCGGAATCGTCTTGATTACCACGATGCCGGGCTTCAGCTCATGCGCTCCGCCTTCGACCGCAACCGGTTCGATGCCGTTGGAAAAATAGGCCGTGACGTCGATCGCATCGGCGCTCTTCGAGCCGCGATTGCGCACGTGAACCTCGTACACCATGTCCACGCCGGTGGGGACCGGCCCCGAAGGATCGACCACTTCCAGCGTCAGGTCGGCCACGGCCTCGACCATGGTCTTGGCGATGGCCGCTTGCTGCACTTCACGATCGGCCACGCACTGCACTTCGAGCTGGTTCGAGCCCGAGGCTCGCAAGATGCACTTCAAGGTCAGCGTGGCTTCGCCGTTGGCTTCCAGCGAACCGACGTTCCAGTTGACGGTCTTGGTTTCTTCCGCCAGATGGCCCGATGAATTGCAGGAAACGAACTCGGCCCCCTGCGGCAGGCGGGCGCTGACTTTGAGATTCTGCGCCGCCGCGTTGCCCGTGTTCTTCACGTGTACGTCGAACGACGTAGGCGTGCCGGCGAATTGCATCTTCGGTCCCTTGGCGGTGACGGTGAGCGCTGCGCGGCGCACCGTGACTTCTTCTTCCAAGGTGGCCGAGATGTCGCCCGTGGCCTTGGCCTCGGCATGGATCGACACCTGTCCGGCCTGGCGAGCGATGAGCTCGATTTCGATCGTCTTGCTTTCGCCGGCGCGCAACACGCCCAGTGGATGGCTGGCCGGCGCGCCGTCACCCGGATTCAGCGGCATGAGCGTGATCAACACGTTTTCGGCGTCGCCGGTGCCGGGATTCGACAAATGCAGTTTGTAGGTCGTGCGTTCGCCGAAGGCGACTTCACGCGCGCCATCCAGGCTCAGGGCCAGCTTCGGTTCCTGCACTTCGACCATCGTCTGGCTGGCGACCGGAGCTTGCGTCCAGCGCACCGCCAACTCGAACGGCTGGCTCTTGCGCGGAATGATATTGATCGATAGCTCTTCCTTGCTCTGCGCGGCCAGCGTTCCCAGCTTCCAGCACATGCCGTCCTGGCTCGCGGCGGGCTCGGTCGAGCCGCTCGTGCCTTTCGCGTCCACGACTTCGGCGAAATCGGGCACGACGATCGTCACGACCACGTCCTGCGCCGACATGGCGCCCGTGTTCTTCAACACCAGCTTGTACGTGGATTGCTTGCCGACGGAAATCTTGCGCGGGCCGACGGTTTCGACGCTGATGCTCGGACTGCTCGCGCCGTGGACCACCGTGGCGTCCGCCGCGGCGGCGGTCGGGGCCGGAGTCGTGGGCGAAATGTCTTCGTCCTCAGCCGTGATCGCGCGGGCCACGCGCGGCACGCCGTCACTCGCCGAGGCATCCTCATCGGCCGCGGTGGGCTGCTGCGGTTTGCGGGTCGCCGCGCCCAGCGGCGGGGCATGCGCGGTTGCCGCCTCATCGACCACGCGGCGCTTGCTGGGCTGCACGTCGCGCGGTGCCCCGCCACGCTGCGTCATTTGCGAATTGCTCGGGCGCGGAGCCACGCCATCATCATAGTAGGCGCCCGTGCGCTGCTGCGGACGGCGCTGCTGTGCTTGTTGCTGAGGACTGCGCGTCGGACGCTGATTCGTCGGGCGGCCGTCGCCGCGGTAGCCGCCGACCAGCGAACGACCGAACTGCTGAAAGCGCTGCTGGATGCTCGAGCCGTCATCATCACCATCGCCGTTTTGTGCCTGCGCGGTGACGGGCGGCAGCATCAATCCTGCGACGCACAAAATGGCCGATACGCGGAATCTGGAGAACATGATTGCTTCCTGCTTTTGCGCCCGGTTCAGGCAGTTCGTCGAATGTATCGGCCAGGTGAACTTGGCGAGTTTAATCGGTTTCTCTCAACGAACTGAGGAAGCCGACGGTAGCGAGGCGCGATAGCAGGCGGGCTGCAAGCATCCATGCGCGCATTGCATCGCATCGCATCGTTAAAGAGGAACGCCGCAGAG contains:
- a CDS encoding ribonuclease D, with protein sequence MKHELITTDRELEELCRALAGAERIAFDTEFVSEDTYRPQLCLVQVAAAGRLAVIDPLKVQNLQPFWAVLAEGGHETIVHAGRQEIEFSLAAIGRLPNRLFDVQIAAGMVGLEYPASYGSLVSKLLGLTPQKGETRTDWRRRPLSERQIEYALADVDHLGEMRDKLGQRLARLKRTAWFESEMADWLTSVQEAQNRERWRKVAGSSGLPPRGLALVREIWTWRESEASRRNCPVKRVLRDDLIVELARRRSTDPKQIRAIRGMERGDLARSIPELSAAIDRALKISDADCPRVVRTDNNSQLNLLGQFLSSALGSICRAAEVAPSIVGTASDVRELVAFTLAGKRGEPPLLAHGWRADVVGQVFEDLLEGKLSIRIRDPKSDQPLEFERAEVE
- a CDS encoding LysR family transcriptional regulator; amino-acid sequence: MRKSADWTCGLRVWLENDGHVVLGRGRVALLAAIEEQRSIRQAAMSLEMSYRRAWLLVRSMNEAAGRPLVEASKGGNARGGAIVTPFGKEAIRRFNKLDRALQATAARVVRHF
- a CDS encoding PQQ-dependent sugar dehydrogenase, which translates into the protein MIHWARYDLVFRRAIAFCALALFTVGLSAAEIDTRPLPLEVQIAFPNVKWPGWASSEETGVLNALRPILVTSAGDGSNRVFIPTQQGVIYVLPNDQQATSAEVFLDILAKVQYDDKTNEEGFLGLAFHPKFRENGEFFVYYTNKEKKRQNIVARYRVSKDDPKKADPASEKILLVLDKPFWNHDGGTLAFGPDGYLYIAIGDGGLAADPFGNGQKLSTLLGKILRIDVDHTDGDLPYAIPKDNPFVGKADARGEIWAYGLRNVWRLAFDPKTKVLWAGDVGQDTWEEIDLIEKGGNYGWNIREGLHPFVKKGAKPPEKDEKRADLVDPIWEYHHDIGKSITGGAVYRGKKLPELDGAYLYADYVSGKLWALWYDADAKKVTANREIPLPKSIPVMSFGEDEQGELYFTTYSPEGQGVYRLLPAGTAAASGASQK
- a CDS encoding SMP-30/gluconolactonase/LRE family protein, with translation MRFQRSLRLCRYRAASLVIAALAACTTDAVRGADKEMLASGLENPESVARGHDGRLYVTVIGKSGTDGDGTVAVLEDGKAKTFARGLDDPKGLVAHGENLFVADKTRVWKIDNTGNATVYAAAEDFPVKPKFLNDIEADVDGDIFVSDCGTFVSDGAVFRIKPTKEITVVVSQKTAPELKAPNGLLIDGKDNLLVADFTAGKLYRADLTDGKLTALASGFGGADGLARDGQGRVYVSDWKGGRVFVLAAGDNQAQLFVDGFQAAADVAFDAKTGKLLVPDMKAGTLTAVTPDN
- a CDS encoding aldehyde dehydrogenase family protein, whose amino-acid sequence is MTTATARSAKKSPAIEQTKLLIDNKWVDPVERGTFETLNPATGEVIAEVAAGTAADIDRAVQAARRALEEGPWHTMDAADRGRLLSKLADLVDANAQDLAALESLNSGKTINDSAGDMVGVANTLRYYAGWADKIEGRTVPVRGSFLSYTLRQPVGVVGQIIPWNFPLLMLAWKWGPALACGNTIVMKPAEQTPLTALRIGELAIEAGFPPGVVNLINGFGETAGAALVTHPDVDKIAFTGHVDTAKIIQKAAADSLKRVTFELGGKSPNVIFADADLDEAVAGAFHAIYFHGGQCCTAGSRLFVEDKIRKEFVERLAEKAKQRRVGNPLEATTEQGPQVSQEQMDKILGYVEIGKKQGAKLVTGGKRSGEQGFFVEPTIFDNVGDEMAIARDEIFGPVVSVLPFRSFGEVTERANKTNYGLAAAVWTKDLDKAHLYAKRVKAGTVWVNCYHVVDSTTPFGGFKQSGQGRENGEAALEHYTELKTVTVKLNG
- a CDS encoding DUF6655 family protein encodes the protein MALGLALLVGCGATRSSDSARTATEQMLMSSAIDRAVNEINLQPLAGKEIYLDTDRLTGFADQHYLIGTLRQAMLSNGVQLKPDRASAKYIVEARAGVLGTNSSSVMIGIPATNLPNLGTPGVPSAIPEIPFAKTTNQAGIAKIALFAYNQQTGKPIWQSGTFPVVADAKNTWFFGAGPYQRGSIYGDARGTNERGLLSFRGESIAASAKSAIPVTAEAVFDEPAEQVASKPDIKDDKPAANAPLAITPPPNASAGAKPATPPAAPPPVAPAPPPPPSVVLDQPAPVATTGLFNALGDSQGLFGTLKK